A part of Pseudomonadota bacterium genomic DNA contains:
- a CDS encoding ABC transporter permease, with protein MSYALKVGIRYLRSKKRATVSVITVIAVTGVALGVAALLAVMSITSGFQREFQNKVLGVNAHALVLKYGLDFAEYREVIAKASRKKQVAGASPFIINDMMLAKGDRLSGVLVKGVDPEQMQRVLDLPAQLVEGSLVGLRLPSARPASTRIDDRAQTASPEPEFDQALDELVVDRVGAERLAKVPSPEAVEAALAELSLGELPTDVEEARIFEAQQRDAEAKAGPLPGIVVGRTLANNISIRLGDRVKIISPLSGLDTRLWRAGGGSPSSRDFQVVGIFEAGFQEYDARLVYVDLYEAQAFHDQGDTVTGVEIRLHDLSKARELARQLELDMGGAPFHTMDWQELNHNLFTALEIQKIMLSLVIATIIFVAAFNVIATLIMIVLEKRREISILKAMGAKDGAILSIFLAQGTVIGLVGTTAGLALGGGICAYLSAFEFPLDPKVYLIDHLPVRTSAVEFSFTVLVSLGICVTATLIPSWWAAKLLPADGIRYH; from the coding sequence GTGTCGTACGCGCTGAAGGTCGGCATCCGCTACCTGCGCTCGAAGAAACGAGCGACGGTGTCGGTCATCACGGTCATCGCGGTTACGGGCGTAGCGCTAGGCGTCGCCGCCCTGCTTGCCGTGATGTCGATTACGTCGGGGTTTCAGCGCGAGTTTCAAAACAAGGTACTCGGTGTCAACGCGCATGCGCTGGTGCTCAAGTATGGACTCGACTTCGCGGAATACCGGGAGGTGATCGCAAAAGCGAGCCGGAAGAAGCAGGTGGCCGGAGCATCGCCGTTCATCATCAACGACATGATGTTGGCCAAAGGTGATCGTCTCTCGGGCGTCCTCGTCAAGGGGGTCGATCCGGAGCAGATGCAGCGGGTGCTCGATTTGCCTGCACAGCTCGTGGAGGGAAGCCTGGTGGGCTTGAGGTTGCCCTCCGCACGACCTGCGTCGACCCGGATCGATGACCGAGCTCAGACCGCATCACCGGAGCCCGAGTTCGACCAAGCGCTCGACGAGCTGGTGGTCGATCGGGTCGGCGCCGAGCGTCTTGCCAAGGTGCCGAGCCCCGAGGCGGTGGAGGCGGCTCTCGCCGAGCTGAGCCTGGGTGAGCTGCCCACCGACGTCGAGGAAGCCCGGATTTTCGAGGCGCAGCAGCGCGACGCCGAAGCGAAGGCAGGGCCGCTGCCTGGAATCGTCGTGGGTCGCACGCTCGCCAACAATATCAGTATACGCCTTGGCGATCGGGTCAAGATCATCTCTCCGCTCTCCGGTCTCGATACGCGCCTATGGCGAGCGGGTGGTGGGAGCCCCAGCTCGAGAGATTTCCAGGTGGTCGGAATATTCGAAGCCGGCTTCCAGGAATACGACGCCCGCCTCGTCTACGTCGATCTCTACGAGGCACAAGCGTTTCACGACCAGGGAGATACCGTCACGGGTGTCGAGATCCGACTGCACGACCTGTCCAAAGCTCGCGAATTGGCACGCCAGCTCGAGCTCGACATGGGGGGTGCGCCCTTTCACACGATGGACTGGCAGGAGCTCAACCACAACCTGTTCACGGCACTTGAAATCCAGAAGATCATGCTCAGTCTGGTCATCGCTACCATCATCTTCGTGGCGGCCTTCAACGTCATTGCGACCCTGATCATGATCGTGCTCGAAAAGCGAAGGGAGATCTCCATCCTCAAGGCCATGGGTGCCAAGGACGGGGCTATTCTCAGCATCTTCTTGGCCCAAGGCACGGTGATCGGCCTGGTGGGCACCACCGCGGGCCTCGCGCTTGGGGGAGGAATCTGCGCCTACCTTTCGGCGTTCGAGTTTCCTCTGGACCCCAAAGTCTACCTCATCGACCACTTGCCGGTGCGCACGAGCGCCGTCGAGTTTTCGTTCACGGTCTTGGTCTCCCTTGGCATATGCGTCACTGCGACGCTGATCCCGAGCTGGTGGGCCGCGAAGCTGCTGCCGGCCGACGGTATCCGCTACCATTAG
- a CDS encoding transglycosylase SLT domain-containing protein translates to MRGDAQEALKLAQSRLKRASAAEAVRLNWLAARNADDAQQRARHLARVIRSGHELSRWARLLRAEALLESDPKTARGESKTLTDDWAGAARARKLYALALHDAGEAERALPLLERLNQERRAAVPALDVTLRLAQTLGAQDDLSAVRRAVDLYRTLGSRTPIRSHAAVAEQKIRELLTRLPAQERRRYEHPTIEDAFARATALFRARRYEAAGEAYAALLERVHDDDALTCKVRLEQGRVLLRLRKREQAAALMTGIADSCASDEIKAWARYYAGRAYYRTGQHDAALRQLAQLGAKQHRLADDALYISARIAFDDGDEAGGGRFLTELLEHHPEGDMCGQARFALAWQDVKAHRLEEALRHFDEALGAATLLEANRARLLYWRARTLSWTGRAARAREDYEWLVRNRPLSYYAQQALGRLEEIAPKVARELRAQLKQTRGVIQVRPTAGSVTRTPAFKRALALLRVGEFALAGAEFSWLGMTGASSEPQTLRYVAGLLHDAGAYAQASRLVRSRLGAFRHAPMDSEALALWRIAYPKAYAPLIEHVADKSSVPASFLRAVVREESRFNPSAVSRARAYGLIQLIGPTARTYGRQLGLPSNPAALRVPEINLRIGARFISQLWQRYARNPAVVPSAYNAGPGAAERWLRQRPQRALDEWIEEIPYLETRRYTKRVLASWSAYTWLDTGRLPRLSRTLPQL, encoded by the coding sequence TTGCGGGGGGATGCACAAGAAGCACTCAAGCTCGCCCAGTCGCGGCTCAAGCGCGCTAGCGCAGCCGAAGCCGTGCGTCTGAACTGGCTGGCGGCACGCAATGCCGACGACGCGCAGCAGCGAGCAAGGCACTTGGCTCGCGTGATCCGAAGCGGTCATGAGCTGTCTCGTTGGGCGCGTCTGCTCCGGGCCGAAGCCCTGCTCGAATCGGACCCGAAGACCGCGCGCGGTGAAAGCAAGACGCTGACCGACGACTGGGCTGGAGCTGCCAGGGCCCGCAAGCTGTACGCTCTGGCTTTGCACGATGCGGGTGAGGCAGAGCGCGCACTGCCTTTGCTCGAACGACTCAACCAAGAGCGGCGTGCCGCGGTGCCAGCGCTCGACGTAACGCTACGGCTCGCCCAAACCCTCGGCGCGCAGGACGACCTGTCGGCGGTGCGACGGGCCGTCGACCTTTACCGAACGCTCGGCAGCCGCACGCCCATCCGGTCGCATGCCGCAGTTGCGGAACAGAAGATCCGCGAGCTGCTCACGCGCCTGCCGGCGCAAGAGCGGCGACGCTACGAGCATCCCACGATCGAAGACGCCTTCGCGCGCGCAACGGCGCTGTTTCGGGCGCGCCGCTACGAAGCGGCCGGCGAGGCGTACGCGGCACTGCTCGAGCGTGTCCATGACGACGACGCACTGACTTGCAAGGTCCGTCTGGAGCAGGGCCGCGTCCTGCTGCGGCTGCGAAAGCGGGAGCAGGCGGCCGCCCTGATGACAGGGATCGCCGACAGCTGCGCTTCGGACGAGATCAAGGCCTGGGCTCGCTACTACGCCGGCCGTGCCTACTACCGGACGGGCCAGCACGACGCCGCACTAAGGCAGCTTGCGCAGCTGGGTGCCAAACAGCACCGACTCGCGGACGACGCGCTCTATATCAGCGCCCGCATCGCCTTCGACGACGGCGACGAGGCCGGTGGGGGGCGTTTCCTGACCGAGCTGCTCGAACACCATCCCGAGGGCGACATGTGCGGCCAGGCGCGTTTCGCGCTCGCCTGGCAGGACGTCAAGGCGCACCGGCTCGAAGAGGCCCTCCGGCACTTTGATGAGGCGCTCGGGGCGGCCACGCTGCTCGAGGCCAACCGAGCCCGGCTGCTTTACTGGCGGGCTCGGACGCTCAGCTGGACGGGTCGCGCCGCCAGGGCTCGCGAGGACTACGAGTGGCTCGTACGAAACCGCCCCTTGAGCTACTACGCGCAGCAAGCGCTCGGGCGGCTCGAGGAAATCGCACCCAAGGTGGCCCGGGAGCTACGCGCGCAGTTGAAGCAGACCAGGGGGGTAATCCAAGTACGACCCACGGCGGGGTCCGTCACACGCACGCCCGCGTTCAAGAGGGCGTTGGCGCTGCTGCGGGTGGGGGAGTTCGCATTGGCCGGGGCGGAGTTCTCGTGGCTCGGAATGACCGGCGCCAGCTCGGAGCCGCAGACGCTGCGCTATGTGGCGGGCCTGCTGCACGACGCGGGCGCCTACGCGCAGGCCAGCCGCCTGGTACGCAGCCGGCTGGGCGCTTTTCGGCATGCGCCCATGGACAGCGAGGCGCTCGCGCTGTGGCGAATCGCCTATCCCAAGGCCTATGCACCGCTCATCGAGCACGTGGCCGACAAGAGCAGCGTTCCGGCCAGCTTCCTGCGGGCCGTGGTTCGGGAGGAGAGCCGATTCAACCCGTCAGCCGTATCGCGTGCGCGCGCCTACGGCCTGATTCAGCTCATCGGCCCCACGGCCCGCACCTACGGTCGCCAGCTCGGGCTTCCCAGCAACCCCGCGGCGCTGCGGGTGCCCGAGATCAACCTGCGCATCGGCGCGCGGTTCATCTCCCAGCTGTGGCAACGTTACGCGCGCAACCCCGCCGTGGTCCCGTCGGCGTACAACGCCGGTCCCGGCGCGGCCGAACGCTGGCTGCGGCAACGCCCGCAACGCGCGCTGGATGAGTGGATCGAGGAGATCCCCTACCTCGAGACACGCCGCTACACCAAGCGGGTGCTGGCCAGCTGGAGCGCCTACACCTGGCTCGACACCGGGCGGCTGCCACGGCTGAGCAGGACGCTGCCGCAGCTGTAG
- a CDS encoding ATP-binding protein — protein MPIPRLYDVLLTEHLQAHRQMVFVTGPRQVGKTTTCRRLDPRCKYLNWDDEDDRRLITRGPSAIVAALSLGQLSDRPALLVIDEIHKYRRWRTLLKGLFDKHADRLRIVVTGSSRMDVYRRGGDSLMGRYLLYRMHPLSVGELVHPGLLAREVRPPERLGPRRFKALYKHGGFPEPYAKDDSRFSRRWRSLRFAQLVREDVRDLSPIQDLAQLELAFALLRERSGCQLSYSSLARNVNVSVDTVRRWVAAACTLHYGFLVRPWFRNVAKSLRKEPKWFLRDWSAISDPGQRYETFVACHLLKSVQAWQDAGLGDYELRYLRDKDKREVDFLVVRDGEPWFMVEAKQSEARLSDHLAHFQRQTRARHAFQAVLSRNHVAASCFGRTDPCVVPASTLLSQLP, from the coding sequence ATGCCGATTCCGCGTCTCTACGACGTACTGCTGACCGAACATCTGCAGGCACACCGGCAGATGGTCTTCGTGACCGGTCCGAGGCAGGTAGGCAAGACGACGACCTGCCGCCGGCTCGATCCGCGTTGCAAGTACCTCAATTGGGATGATGAAGACGACCGGCGGCTGATCACGCGGGGGCCGTCCGCGATTGTCGCGGCGCTCTCGCTCGGACAGCTGAGCGATCGTCCCGCGCTGCTCGTGATCGACGAGATCCACAAGTACCGACGTTGGCGCACGCTGCTGAAGGGCCTATTCGACAAGCACGCGGACCGGCTTCGGATCGTCGTCACGGGCAGCTCGCGCATGGACGTCTACCGCCGGGGGGGCGACAGCTTGATGGGTCGGTATCTGCTCTATCGGATGCACCCGCTGTCTGTGGGCGAGCTCGTACACCCCGGACTGCTCGCCAGGGAAGTGCGGCCACCCGAGCGGCTGGGCCCGCGCCGCTTCAAGGCGCTGTACAAGCACGGCGGTTTCCCCGAGCCGTATGCAAAGGACGACTCGCGCTTCTCACGACGCTGGCGGTCCCTGCGCTTTGCCCAGCTCGTGCGGGAGGATGTCCGTGATCTGAGTCCAATCCAGGATCTCGCACAGCTCGAGCTCGCCTTCGCACTGCTGCGCGAGCGCTCAGGCTGTCAGCTCAGCTACTCCAGCCTCGCGCGCAACGTGAACGTATCGGTGGACACCGTTCGCCGCTGGGTCGCTGCGGCATGCACGTTGCACTATGGCTTCCTAGTGCGTCCGTGGTTTCGTAACGTGGCAAAGTCTCTGCGGAAGGAGCCTAAGTGGTTCCTCAGGGATTGGTCGGCGATAAGCGATCCCGGTCAACGGTACGAGACCTTTGTTGCCTGCCACTTGCTCAAGTCGGTTCAGGCTTGGCAAGACGCGGGCCTCGGCGACTACGAGCTCCGCTATTTGCGCGACAAGGACAAGCGAGAGGTCGATTTCTTGGTGGTGCGCGATGGAGAGCCCTGGTTCATGGTGGAAGCGAAGCAGAGCGAAGCCAGACTCAGTGACCACCTTGCGCATTTCCAGCGGCAAACCAGGGCCAGGCACGCGTTCCAGGCCGTGCTGAGCCGTAATCATGTAGCCGCAAGCTGCTTCGGCCGCACAGATCCGTGCGTTGTGCCTGCCTCCACACTGTTGTCGCAGCTGCCCTAG